In Rosa chinensis cultivar Old Blush chromosome 1, RchiOBHm-V2, whole genome shotgun sequence, a genomic segment contains:
- the LOC112182650 gene encoding uncharacterized protein LOC112182650 isoform X2, with amino-acid sequence MSSVYSPGRSPGSSRLQVAGGGGVGGVARLRSSSMKKPPEPLRRAVADCLASSAASLHHASSSSSVLLSEASRILRDYLASPTTMDLSYNVILEHTIAERERSPAVVSRCVALLKRYLLRYKPSEETLLQIDRFCINTIAECDIGPNRKLSPLSQSFASTASTNTPPLSVPSPGTLVKSLNYVRSLVSQHLPRRSFHPGAFSGALSATRQSLPSLSSLLSRSFNGQLSPAHTGEPLENKDVTTMSILNLSNIEKVDGMKDLEYLALDVLRWRWLGEQQSSLLLTESDRVVNSQEMRTYNLLEVGAAALLVGDMKAKMKGQPWKFFGTADMPYLDQLLQPSPVTAITDSSAARAHLRAITASKRTKSGPSQIWDESPVSTFRPRAKPLFQYRHYSEQQPLRLNPAEVCEVIAAVCSEASSPTANVMTLSSRLNNNYGKPSMDAAVSVLIKLVIDMYVLDSGTAAPLTLSMLQEMLNSPTATCRVRAFDFILNLGVHAHLLEPMVTDDASTIEEDYSQESYFDSEAKLATQEMRRSDSVLMGSSSAIDNFESWILNILYEILLLLVQIEEKEESVWASALSCLLYFVCDRGKILRNRINGLDIRVVKALLVISRKNSWAEVVHCKLISMLANMFYQVPEETDETVSSTRLFVVEQVDLIGGIEFIFLEYSLAKSRDERRNLFLVLFDYVLHQINEACIATGGTEYSDDEIQPLVVLLTMADASEAVYICIKLGVIGIGELMRNSISDALSRYPNSERLNMLLESVLEKFGATISSFTHLDTEFLHMMQITKSYKSLDSIEGAVLRNGVGMKAKLSWAILHSLLHSGNIAYHRNAYVWLADLLIAEISDERNSSIWSNIKNMQQKISHAVVHDSAVASDIPSDVPLPISLMCGLLKSKHSIIRWGFLFVLERLLMRCKILLNETKTQQSHDSDVGNIHKDNRLEKANAVIDIMSSALSLVFQINETDRMNILKMCDILFSQLCLRVPPASATEVGDDVQRGRVLFRMDGNKKVDDKESYQDAFTEETSGRSGPGNNNPVEHETESMAALLLRGQAIVPMQLVTRVPAALFYWPLIQLAGAATDNIALGIAVGSKGRGNLPGATSDIRATLLLLLIGKCTADPTAFQEVGGEEFFRELLDDTDSRVAYYSSAFLLKRMMTEKPEKYQHMLQNLVVRAQQSNNEKLLENPYLQMRGILQLANDLGTGL; translated from the exons ATGTCGTCGGTCTACAGTCCGGGACGGAGCCCCGGGAGTTCGAGGCTTCAGGTGGCCGGCGGAGGAGGAGTGGGAGGAGTTGCGAGGCTGAGATCTTCGTCGATGAAGAAGCCGCCGGAGCCGCTGCGGCGGGCGGTGGCGGATTGTCTGGCGTCGTCGGCGGCCAGCTTGCACCATGCCAGCAGTTCGTCCTCTGTGCTGCTCTCCGAAGCTTCGAGAATTCTGAGG GATTATCTAGCATCCCCAACAACGATGGACTTGTCTTACAATGTGATTTTAGAACATACCATTGCTGAGAGGGAGCGCAG CCCTGCAGTTGTTTCAAGGTGTGTGGCACTTTTGAAACGCTACCTCCTAAG GTACAAACCCAGCGAAGAGACATTACTGCAGATTGATCGGTTTTGTATAAACACTATTGCCGAATGTGATATTGGTCCAAACCGGAAATTGTCTCCATTGTCACAATCATTTGCGTCAACAGCATCTACAAATACTCCCCCTTTGTCTGTACCTAGTCCTGGGACTCTTGTGAAGTCATTAAACTATGTGCGGTCTCTGGTGTCTCAACATCTTCCAAGGCGATCATTCCACCCGGGTGCTTTTTCTGGAGCCCTGTCTGCAACAAGACAATCCCTTCCAAGTTTGTCTTCTTTGTTGAGTAGATCCTTCAATGGGCAGCTAAGCCCTGCACACACTGGGGAACCTTTGGAGAATAAAGACGTCACTACTATGTCTATTTTGAACCTATCAAATATTGAAAAGGTTGATGGAATGAAAGATCTTGAATACCTCGCACTCGACGTTCTCAGGTGGCGCTGGCTTGGAGAACAGCAGTCATCATTATTGCTAACTGAAAG TGATCGCGTTGTAAATTCTCAAGAAATGAGAACATATAATCTCCTAGAAGTAGGTGCAGCAGCTCTACTTGTTGGAGACATGAAAGCTAAAATGAAAGGTCAACCTTGGAAGTTTTTTGGAACTGCTGATATGCCTTATCTTGATCAACTGTTGCAACCTTCACCAGTAACCGCAATTACCGATTCTTCCGCTGCACGTGcccacttgagggcaataacaGCATCAAAACGCACTAAATCCGGCCCTAGTCAGATATG GGACGAATCTCCAGTGAGCACATTTCGTCCCAGGGCTAAACCGCTATTCCAATATCGTCACTACAG TGAACAACAACCCTTGCGCTTGAATCCAGCTGAGGTTTGTGAGGTCATTGCTGCAGTTTGCTCTGAGGCATCTTCACCAACTGCTAATGTGATGACATTATCATCTAGATTAAATAATAACTATGGAAAGCCGTCAATGGATGCAGCAGTGAGCGtcttaatcaaacttgttaTTGACAT GTATGTTTTGGATTCTGGGACTGCTGCTCCTCTCACTTTGTCTATGCTTCAG GAAATGCTTAATTCTCCAACAGCAACATGTAGAGTTCGTGCATTTGATTTCATTCTGAACCTTGGAGTTCATGCTCATTTACTAGAGCCAATGGTTACGGATGATGCTTCCACAATTGAAGAAGATTATTCTCAAGAATCATATTTTGACAGTGAAGCTAAGCTTGCAACACAAGAAATGAGAAGATCAGATTCTGTTTTGATGGGCAGCTCCTCAGCTATTGATAATTTTGAATCAtggattttaaatattttatatgagattttgcttcttcttgttcAG atagaagagaaagaagaatctGTATGGGCTTCTGCTCTTAGCTGCTTGCTTTATTTTGTCTGTGATAGAGGCAAAATATTGAGAAACCGGATAAATGGACTTGACATAAGG GTTGTTAAGGCGCTACTAGTAATTAGCAGGAAGAATTCTTGGGCAGAAGTAGTTCATTGCAAGCTTATTAGCATGTTAGCAAACATGTTTTATCAAGTACCTGAAGAAACCGATGAGACTGTCTCAAGTACCCGTTTATTTGTTGTGGAGCAAGTTGATCTGATTGGTGGAATTGAGTTTATTTTTCTTGAG TATTCACTAGCGAAATCAAGGGATGAAAGAAGAAATCTGTTTTTGGTGCTTTTTGACTATGTTTTGCATCAAATTAATGAAGCATGCATAGCTACAGGAGGCACGGAGTATAGTGATGATGAGATTCAGCCTCTTGTTGTTCTTCTCACAATGGCTGATGCGTCTGAAGCCGTTTATATCTGTATTAAGCTTGGGGTGATAGGCATTGGGGAACTTATGAGGAATTCTATTTCTGATGCCTTGTCTAGATATCCAAACAGTGAACGGCTAAATATG CTGTTGGAGAGTGTACTGGAGAAATTTGGTGCAACCATTAGTTCATTTACTCATTTGGACACGGAGTTCTTACATATGATGCAAATAACAAAATCCTACAAGTCTTTGGATAGCATTGAAGGTGCAGTTTTAAGAAATGGTGTTGGCATGAAAGCAAAGCTCTCATGGGCCATTTTGCATTCCCTACTTCATTCTGGGAATATTGCTTACCATCGGAATGCGTATGTCTGGTTAGCTGACCTGCTTATTGCAGAAATTAGTGATGAAAGGAATTCAAGTATATGGTCAAATATTAAAAACATGCAGCAGAAAATTTCCCATGCTGTTGTTCATGATTCTGCAGTTGCTTCAGACATTCCTTCAGATGTTCCTCTGCCCATTTCTCTTATGTGTGGTCTTTTGAAGTCAAAGCACAGCATCATCAGATGGGGTTTTCTGTTTGTTCTTGAAAGGCTTCTCATGAGGTGTAAAATTTTGTTAAATGAAACTAAAACCCAGCAATCACATGACAGTGATGTTGGGAATATACACAAGGATAATCGTCTTGAGAAAGCTAATGCAGTGATAGACATCATGAGTAGTGCCTTATCCTTGGTTTTTCAGATTAATGAGACAGATCGCATGAATATTTTGAAG ATGTGTGACATACTATTTTCTCAATTGTGCTTGAGAGTTCCTCCTGCAAGTGCAACAGAGGTAGGAGATGATGTGCAACGTGGTAGGGTTCTTTTTCGCATGGATGGTAATAAGAAGGTTGATGATAAGGAGAGTTACCAGGATGCTTTTACCGAAGAAACTAGTGGCAGATCTGGCCCGGGTAACAACAATCCTGTAGAACATGAGACAGAATCGATGGCTGCACTGCTTCTTCGAGGACAAGCTATAGTTCCCATGCAATTGGTTACACGTGTTCCTGCTGCTTTGTTCTATTGGCCATTGATTCAACTTGCTGGTGCAGCTACAGATAACATAGCGTTGGGTATAGCCGTTGGAAGCAAGGGACGAGGGAACCTTCCCGGGGCCACATCTGACATACGGGCTACCCTTCTGTTACTTCTTATCGGTAAATGTACTGCAGATCCTACTGCTTTCCAGGAAGTTGGTGGGGAAGAATTTTTTAG GGAACTCTTAGATGATACAGACTCGAGGGTAGCATACTACTCCTCAGCCTTTCTTTTAAAG CGAATGATGACAGAGAAACCTGAAAAGTACCAACATATGCTTCAGAATCTCGTTGTTAGAGCTCAGCAG AGCAACAATGAAAAGCTGTTAGAAAATCCATACCTGCAGATGCGTGGCATACTTCAGCTGGCAAACGATCTAGGAACTGGGTTGTAA
- the LOC112182650 gene encoding uncharacterized protein LOC112182650 isoform X1, producing MSSVYSPGRSPGSSRLQVAGGGGVGGVARLRSSSMKKPPEPLRRAVADCLASSAASLHHASSSSSVLLSEASRILRDYLASPTTMDLSYNVILEHTIAERERSPAVVSRCVALLKRYLLRYKPSEETLLQIDRFCINTIAECDIGPNRKLSPLSQSFASTASTNTPPLSVPSPGTLVKSLNYVRSLVSQHLPRRSFHPGAFSGALSATRQSLPSLSSLLSRSFNGQLSPAHTGEPLENKDVTTMSILNLSNIEKVDGMKDLEYLALDVLRWRWLGEQQSSLLLTESDRVVNSQEMRTYNLLEVGAAALLVGDMKAKMKGQPWKFFGTADMPYLDQLLQPSPVTAITDSSAARAHLRAITASKRTKSGPSQIWDESPVSTFRPRAKPLFQYRHYSEQQPLRLNPAEVCEVIAAVCSEASSPTANVMTLSSRLNNNYGKPSMDAAVSVLIKLVIDMYVLDSGTAAPLTLSMLQEMLNSPTATCRVRAFDFILNLGVHAHLLEPMVTDDASTIEEDYSQESYFDSEAKLATQEMRRSDSVLMGSSSAIDNFESWILNILYEILLLLVQIEEKEESVWASALSCLLYFVCDRGKILRNRINGLDIRVVKALLVISRKNSWAEVVHCKLISMLANMFYQVPEETDETVSSTRLFVVEQVDLIGGIEFIFLEYSLAKSRDERRNLFLVLFDYVLHQINEACIATGGTEYSDDEIQPLVVLLTMADASEAVYICIKLGVIGIGELMRNSISDALSRYPNSERLNMLLESVLEKFGATISSFTHLDTEFLHMMQITKSYKSLDSIEGAVLRNGVGMKAKLSWAILHSLLHSGNIAYHRNAYVWLADLLIAEISDERNSSIWSNIKNMQQKISHAVVHDSAVASDIPSDVPLPISLMCGLLKSKHSIIRWGFLFVLERLLMRCKILLNETKTQQSHDSDVGNIHKDNRLEKANAVIDIMSSALSLVFQINETDRMNILKMCDILFSQLCLRVPPASATEVGDDVQRGRVLFRMDGNKKVDDKESYQDAFTEETSGRSGPGNNNPVEHETESMAALLLRGQAIVPMQLVTRVPAALFYWPLIQLAGAATDNIALGIAVGSKGRGNLPGATSDIRATLLLLLIGKCTADPTAFQEVGGEEFFRKQFRELLDDTDSRVAYYSSAFLLKRMMTEKPEKYQHMLQNLVVRAQQSNNEKLLENPYLQMRGILQLANDLGTGL from the exons ATGTCGTCGGTCTACAGTCCGGGACGGAGCCCCGGGAGTTCGAGGCTTCAGGTGGCCGGCGGAGGAGGAGTGGGAGGAGTTGCGAGGCTGAGATCTTCGTCGATGAAGAAGCCGCCGGAGCCGCTGCGGCGGGCGGTGGCGGATTGTCTGGCGTCGTCGGCGGCCAGCTTGCACCATGCCAGCAGTTCGTCCTCTGTGCTGCTCTCCGAAGCTTCGAGAATTCTGAGG GATTATCTAGCATCCCCAACAACGATGGACTTGTCTTACAATGTGATTTTAGAACATACCATTGCTGAGAGGGAGCGCAG CCCTGCAGTTGTTTCAAGGTGTGTGGCACTTTTGAAACGCTACCTCCTAAG GTACAAACCCAGCGAAGAGACATTACTGCAGATTGATCGGTTTTGTATAAACACTATTGCCGAATGTGATATTGGTCCAAACCGGAAATTGTCTCCATTGTCACAATCATTTGCGTCAACAGCATCTACAAATACTCCCCCTTTGTCTGTACCTAGTCCTGGGACTCTTGTGAAGTCATTAAACTATGTGCGGTCTCTGGTGTCTCAACATCTTCCAAGGCGATCATTCCACCCGGGTGCTTTTTCTGGAGCCCTGTCTGCAACAAGACAATCCCTTCCAAGTTTGTCTTCTTTGTTGAGTAGATCCTTCAATGGGCAGCTAAGCCCTGCACACACTGGGGAACCTTTGGAGAATAAAGACGTCACTACTATGTCTATTTTGAACCTATCAAATATTGAAAAGGTTGATGGAATGAAAGATCTTGAATACCTCGCACTCGACGTTCTCAGGTGGCGCTGGCTTGGAGAACAGCAGTCATCATTATTGCTAACTGAAAG TGATCGCGTTGTAAATTCTCAAGAAATGAGAACATATAATCTCCTAGAAGTAGGTGCAGCAGCTCTACTTGTTGGAGACATGAAAGCTAAAATGAAAGGTCAACCTTGGAAGTTTTTTGGAACTGCTGATATGCCTTATCTTGATCAACTGTTGCAACCTTCACCAGTAACCGCAATTACCGATTCTTCCGCTGCACGTGcccacttgagggcaataacaGCATCAAAACGCACTAAATCCGGCCCTAGTCAGATATG GGACGAATCTCCAGTGAGCACATTTCGTCCCAGGGCTAAACCGCTATTCCAATATCGTCACTACAG TGAACAACAACCCTTGCGCTTGAATCCAGCTGAGGTTTGTGAGGTCATTGCTGCAGTTTGCTCTGAGGCATCTTCACCAACTGCTAATGTGATGACATTATCATCTAGATTAAATAATAACTATGGAAAGCCGTCAATGGATGCAGCAGTGAGCGtcttaatcaaacttgttaTTGACAT GTATGTTTTGGATTCTGGGACTGCTGCTCCTCTCACTTTGTCTATGCTTCAG GAAATGCTTAATTCTCCAACAGCAACATGTAGAGTTCGTGCATTTGATTTCATTCTGAACCTTGGAGTTCATGCTCATTTACTAGAGCCAATGGTTACGGATGATGCTTCCACAATTGAAGAAGATTATTCTCAAGAATCATATTTTGACAGTGAAGCTAAGCTTGCAACACAAGAAATGAGAAGATCAGATTCTGTTTTGATGGGCAGCTCCTCAGCTATTGATAATTTTGAATCAtggattttaaatattttatatgagattttgcttcttcttgttcAG atagaagagaaagaagaatctGTATGGGCTTCTGCTCTTAGCTGCTTGCTTTATTTTGTCTGTGATAGAGGCAAAATATTGAGAAACCGGATAAATGGACTTGACATAAGG GTTGTTAAGGCGCTACTAGTAATTAGCAGGAAGAATTCTTGGGCAGAAGTAGTTCATTGCAAGCTTATTAGCATGTTAGCAAACATGTTTTATCAAGTACCTGAAGAAACCGATGAGACTGTCTCAAGTACCCGTTTATTTGTTGTGGAGCAAGTTGATCTGATTGGTGGAATTGAGTTTATTTTTCTTGAG TATTCACTAGCGAAATCAAGGGATGAAAGAAGAAATCTGTTTTTGGTGCTTTTTGACTATGTTTTGCATCAAATTAATGAAGCATGCATAGCTACAGGAGGCACGGAGTATAGTGATGATGAGATTCAGCCTCTTGTTGTTCTTCTCACAATGGCTGATGCGTCTGAAGCCGTTTATATCTGTATTAAGCTTGGGGTGATAGGCATTGGGGAACTTATGAGGAATTCTATTTCTGATGCCTTGTCTAGATATCCAAACAGTGAACGGCTAAATATG CTGTTGGAGAGTGTACTGGAGAAATTTGGTGCAACCATTAGTTCATTTACTCATTTGGACACGGAGTTCTTACATATGATGCAAATAACAAAATCCTACAAGTCTTTGGATAGCATTGAAGGTGCAGTTTTAAGAAATGGTGTTGGCATGAAAGCAAAGCTCTCATGGGCCATTTTGCATTCCCTACTTCATTCTGGGAATATTGCTTACCATCGGAATGCGTATGTCTGGTTAGCTGACCTGCTTATTGCAGAAATTAGTGATGAAAGGAATTCAAGTATATGGTCAAATATTAAAAACATGCAGCAGAAAATTTCCCATGCTGTTGTTCATGATTCTGCAGTTGCTTCAGACATTCCTTCAGATGTTCCTCTGCCCATTTCTCTTATGTGTGGTCTTTTGAAGTCAAAGCACAGCATCATCAGATGGGGTTTTCTGTTTGTTCTTGAAAGGCTTCTCATGAGGTGTAAAATTTTGTTAAATGAAACTAAAACCCAGCAATCACATGACAGTGATGTTGGGAATATACACAAGGATAATCGTCTTGAGAAAGCTAATGCAGTGATAGACATCATGAGTAGTGCCTTATCCTTGGTTTTTCAGATTAATGAGACAGATCGCATGAATATTTTGAAG ATGTGTGACATACTATTTTCTCAATTGTGCTTGAGAGTTCCTCCTGCAAGTGCAACAGAGGTAGGAGATGATGTGCAACGTGGTAGGGTTCTTTTTCGCATGGATGGTAATAAGAAGGTTGATGATAAGGAGAGTTACCAGGATGCTTTTACCGAAGAAACTAGTGGCAGATCTGGCCCGGGTAACAACAATCCTGTAGAACATGAGACAGAATCGATGGCTGCACTGCTTCTTCGAGGACAAGCTATAGTTCCCATGCAATTGGTTACACGTGTTCCTGCTGCTTTGTTCTATTGGCCATTGATTCAACTTGCTGGTGCAGCTACAGATAACATAGCGTTGGGTATAGCCGTTGGAAGCAAGGGACGAGGGAACCTTCCCGGGGCCACATCTGACATACGGGCTACCCTTCTGTTACTTCTTATCGGTAAATGTACTGCAGATCCTACTGCTTTCCAGGAAGTTGGTGGGGAAGAATTTTTTAG AAAACAATTCAGGGAACTCTTAGATGATACAGACTCGAGGGTAGCATACTACTCCTCAGCCTTTCTTTTAAAG CGAATGATGACAGAGAAACCTGAAAAGTACCAACATATGCTTCAGAATCTCGTTGTTAGAGCTCAGCAG AGCAACAATGAAAAGCTGTTAGAAAATCCATACCTGCAGATGCGTGGCATACTTCAGCTGGCAAACGATCTAGGAACTGGGTTGTAA